One stretch of Oscillatoria salina IIICB1 DNA includes these proteins:
- a CDS encoding DnaJ C-terminal domain-containing protein codes for MQNFRNYYEILGVSPEANVQEIKKAYRKLALRYHPDRNLGDKAAEEKFKAIGEAYEVLSDESKRSLYDRASSYWQQGAGKRKVGKGFSFNRNGKTTSQGDFSQYGGDFNRFVEDLLSRRAEGGGATTTVERPRTRPTNWESYRPGKIKVEKAINPRPARKDVEARLTLPLEKAYQGGRERIRLEDGRSLEVDMPPGMVNGQQVRLKGQGMAGGDLYLKITVEPHPIFELQGADVYCQVPLTPSEAVLGGAIEVPTLDGLVKMKLPPGVKSGQRLRLANKGYPRGGSRGDQLVEIQLAIPEEITPEEKELYEKIRTIEKFNPRQDWLP; via the coding sequence ATGCAAAACTTTCGGAACTACTACGAAATTTTAGGCGTTTCCCCAGAAGCAAACGTTCAGGAAATCAAAAAGGCGTATCGGAAATTGGCGTTGCGCTATCATCCCGATCGCAATTTGGGTGATAAAGCTGCCGAGGAAAAGTTTAAGGCGATCGGTGAAGCTTATGAAGTGCTTTCCGATGAAAGTAAGCGATCGCTCTACGATCGCGCTAGTAGCTATTGGCAGCAGGGCGCTGGTAAGCGTAAAGTTGGTAAGGGCTTTAGTTTCAATCGAAATGGCAAAACCACTAGCCAAGGCGATTTTAGTCAGTATGGCGGGGATTTTAACCGCTTTGTCGAAGACCTCCTGAGTCGCCGCGCAGAGGGCGGTGGAGCCACGACAACCGTCGAACGACCCCGGACTCGTCCGACGAATTGGGAGAGCTATCGTCCGGGAAAAATCAAGGTTGAGAAGGCGATTAATCCTCGCCCTGCCCGGAAAGATGTGGAAGCGAGATTAACTTTACCTTTAGAGAAAGCTTACCAAGGAGGGAGAGAAAGAATCCGTCTCGAAGATGGGCGATCGCTGGAAGTGGATATGCCTCCTGGCATGGTCAACGGGCAACAAGTTAGACTAAAAGGTCAAGGTATGGCTGGTGGCGACTTGTACCTGAAAATTACCGTTGAACCCCATCCGATCTTTGAATTACAAGGAGCCGACGTATATTGTCAAGTGCCGCTCACACCTAGCGAAGCTGTTTTAGGGGGAGCAATTGAAGTCCCAACCCTCGATGGTTTAGTGAAAATGAAACTGCCCCCAGGTGTAAAATCAGGTCAGAGATTGCGCCTAGCGAATAAAGGTTATCCTCGCGGTGGTAGTCGCGGCGATCAATTAGTAGAAATTCAACTTGCTATTCCTGAAGAAATTACCCCCGAAGAAAAGGAACTTTACGAGAAAATTCGTACTATTGAAAAGTTTAATCCCCGTCAAGATTGGTTGCCATAA
- the dnaK gene encoding molecular chaperone DnaK, with translation MGKVVGIDLGTTNSVVAVMEGGKPVVIANSEGMRTTPSVVGFNKDGELVVGQMARRQAVLNPQNTFYAVKRFIGRKYAELSPESKRVPYTIRRDEVGNIKVRCPRLRKEFAPEEISALVLRKLAEEAERYLGEPVTGAVITVPAYFNDSQRQATRDAGRIAGLEVMRIINEPTAASLAYGLDRYDSQTILVFDLGGGTFDVSILDVGDSVFEVKATSGDTQLGGNDFDKKIVDWLAEQFLETEKVDLRRDRQALQRLMEAAEKAKIELSGVSVTEINLPFITATEEGPKHIETKLTRPQFESLCGDLVSRLRRPIKRALSDAGISPVQIDEVVLVGGSTRIPMVQELVRSFIDKEPNQNVNPDEVVAVGAAIQAGIIGGEVKDILLLDVTPLSLGLETIGGVTKKLIPRNTTIPVRRSDVFSTAENNQTLVEVHVLQGEREMAADNKSLGKFKLTGIPPAPRGLPQIQVAFDIDANGILQVTAQDKTTGREQSIIVQGASTLSQGEVEQMIREAAQFSRADKERRERVEKRNRAGALADQALRRLKEVSLDFGTQFASYYRRRIEALVEELRSSLELDDERRIDRAQSDLEDALYELNREVRLQYQEEEDDDFFGSIRRTFTGEREPEPPYPSRGGYDRPGDRRYSGYDDYYGERESPRYNNNSRRSPADYPPRSDYPPRSDYPPRSDYPTRSDYPPRSDYPTRSDSPPRSDRRRRSDIPYQNDWDEEDDDWF, from the coding sequence ATGGGCAAAGTAGTCGGCATTGACTTAGGGACAACCAATTCAGTAGTAGCTGTCATGGAAGGCGGCAAACCAGTGGTAATCGCTAACTCGGAAGGGATGCGGACCACGCCTTCGGTAGTGGGCTTTAATAAGGATGGAGAACTGGTAGTTGGGCAAATGGCACGACGACAGGCGGTTCTCAATCCTCAGAATACTTTTTATGCGGTGAAGCGCTTTATTGGTCGTAAATATGCTGAACTTAGCCCGGAATCAAAGCGCGTTCCTTATACGATTCGGCGTGATGAGGTGGGCAATATTAAAGTTAGATGCCCTCGCTTGCGTAAGGAATTTGCGCCGGAAGAGATTTCGGCGCTGGTGTTGCGGAAGTTGGCTGAGGAAGCGGAGCGTTATTTGGGGGAACCTGTAACGGGGGCAGTAATTACCGTACCTGCTTATTTTAATGATTCTCAACGACAGGCGACGAGGGATGCGGGACGAATTGCTGGTTTGGAGGTGATGCGGATTATCAATGAGCCGACAGCAGCGTCTTTGGCTTATGGGTTAGATCGTTATGATTCGCAAACGATTTTGGTGTTTGATTTGGGTGGCGGAACGTTTGATGTTTCGATTTTGGATGTAGGGGATAGTGTTTTTGAGGTTAAGGCGACTAGCGGCGATACGCAGTTGGGTGGGAATGATTTCGATAAGAAAATTGTCGATTGGTTAGCGGAGCAGTTTCTGGAAACTGAGAAAGTAGATTTACGACGCGATCGCCAAGCTCTCCAACGTCTGATGGAGGCGGCGGAAAAGGCGAAAATTGAGTTGTCGGGTGTGAGTGTTACGGAAATTAATCTGCCTTTTATTACTGCTACGGAAGAGGGTCCGAAACACATTGAAACGAAGCTAACTCGCCCTCAATTTGAAAGTTTGTGTGGAGATTTGGTTAGTCGTTTGCGTCGTCCGATTAAACGGGCGCTTTCGGATGCGGGGATTTCTCCGGTACAAATTGATGAGGTGGTTTTGGTGGGCGGTTCGACTCGTATCCCGATGGTACAAGAACTCGTTCGCAGTTTTATCGATAAAGAACCGAATCAAAATGTGAATCCTGATGAGGTGGTTGCTGTGGGTGCAGCAATTCAAGCGGGAATTATTGGTGGTGAGGTTAAAGATATTCTCTTGCTTGATGTTACGCCTTTGTCTCTAGGTTTGGAGACGATTGGTGGGGTAACGAAAAAGTTGATTCCGCGCAATACGACGATTCCTGTGCGACGTTCGGATGTCTTTTCGACGGCGGAAAATAATCAAACCTTGGTAGAGGTTCACGTGCTGCAAGGGGAACGGGAAATGGCGGCGGATAATAAGTCTCTGGGTAAGTTTAAGCTTACGGGAATTCCGCCAGCACCGAGGGGACTTCCTCAAATTCAGGTGGCTTTTGATATCGATGCTAATGGGATTTTGCAAGTTACGGCTCAGGATAAGACTACTGGGCGCGAACAAAGTATTATCGTTCAAGGTGCTTCGACTTTGAGCCAGGGTGAAGTTGAGCAAATGATTCGCGAAGCGGCACAATTTAGTCGTGCTGATAAGGAACGCCGCGAACGAGTGGAAAAACGCAATCGGGCTGGGGCTTTGGCAGATCAGGCTCTCCGGCGGTTGAAAGAGGTAAGTCTTGATTTTGGGACTCAGTTTGCTAGCTATTATCGCCGTCGGATTGAGGCTTTGGTTGAGGAGTTACGCAGTAGTCTGGAATTAGATGACGAACGCCGCATCGATCGCGCGCAATCGGATCTTGAAGATGCTCTTTATGAGTTAAATCGAGAGGTTCGGTTGCAGTATCAAGAAGAAGAAGACGATGACTTTTTTGGTTCGATTCGTCGTACCTTTACGGGTGAAAGAGAACCAGAACCTCCTTATCCCTCCAGAGGCGGTTACGATCGCCCAGGCGATCGCCGCTATTCGGGATATGATGACTACTATGGTGAGAGAGAAAGTCCTCGGTATAACAATAATTCCCGTCGCTCTCCGGCAGATTATCCCCCTCGCTCGGATTATCCACCTCGCTCGGATTATCCACCTCGCTCAGATTATCCCACGCGCTCGGATTATCCACCTCGTTCGGATTATCCCACGCGCTCGGACTCTCCGCCGCGTTCCGATCGCCGTCGTCGTTCGGATATCCCTTATCAAAATGATTGGGATGAAGAAGATGATGATTGGTTCTAA
- a CDS encoding alpha-ketoacid dehydrogenase subunit beta — MAETLFFNALREATDEEMARDDTVFVLGEDVGHYGGSYKVTKDLYKKYGELRLLDTPIAENSFMGLAVGAAMTGLRPIVEGMNMGFLLLAFNQISNNAGMLRYTSGGNFKIPMVIRGPGGVGRQLGAEHSQRLEAYFHAVPGLKIVACSTVYNAKGLLKAAIRDDNPVLFFEHVLLYNLKEDLPEEEYLLPLDRAEVVRSGKDVTILTYSRMRHHVLQALKQLEKEGYDPEIIDLISLKPFDMNVIGESIRKTHRVIIVEECMKTGGIAAELISLINEQLFDELDAPPLRLSSQDIPTPYNGTLENLTIVQPQQIVEAVQKMMQLRV; from the coding sequence ATGGCAGAAACTCTTTTCTTCAACGCTCTGCGTGAAGCTACTGACGAAGAAATGGCGCGCGACGACACTGTTTTCGTTCTCGGTGAGGATGTTGGTCATTATGGTGGCTCTTATAAAGTAACCAAAGACCTGTACAAAAAATATGGCGAATTGCGACTTTTGGATACCCCGATCGCGGAAAATAGTTTTATGGGTTTGGCTGTCGGTGCGGCAATGACTGGTTTGCGTCCGATTGTCGAAGGCATGAATATGGGCTTTTTGCTGCTAGCTTTTAACCAAATTTCTAATAATGCTGGAATGCTGCGTTATACCTCTGGTGGTAATTTTAAGATCCCGATGGTGATTCGCGGTCCTGGAGGCGTAGGTCGTCAATTGGGGGCGGAACACTCCCAAAGACTCGAAGCTTATTTTCATGCGGTTCCTGGGCTAAAAATCGTTGCTTGTTCGACTGTTTATAATGCCAAGGGCTTATTGAAAGCGGCAATTCGTGACGATAACCCGGTACTGTTTTTTGAACACGTTTTGCTTTATAACCTCAAGGAAGATTTACCTGAAGAGGAATATTTGTTACCTCTAGATCGAGCAGAAGTTGTCCGTTCTGGTAAAGATGTGACAATTCTGACTTACTCTAGAATGCGCCATCATGTCCTCCAAGCGCTGAAGCAATTGGAAAAGGAAGGCTACGATCCAGAAATTATCGATTTAATCTCGCTGAAACCTTTTGACATGAATGTTATTGGTGAGTCGATTCGCAAAACTCATCGAGTTATTATTGTCGAGGAGTGCATGAAAACTGGCGGAATTGCTGCGGAACTGATTTCGCTAATCAATGAACAACTTTTTGATGAGTTAGATGCGCCACCCTTGCGCTTATCTTCTCAAGATATTCCCACACCATACAACGGTACTCTGGAAAACTTGACAATTGTGCAACCGCAGCAAATTGTCGAAGCTGTCCAGAAAATGATGCAGTTACGAGTTTAG
- the secD gene encoding protein translocase subunit SecD: MEKQRSLIALIIVLVVGAIALLTQLPIPQGLDLRGGSQLTIQVKPVEGKEINQENLVAVKRVLENRVNGLGVSEPLIQTAGEDKILVQLPGVSNPEQAERVLGGTAQLEFRQQIPNTEGDFQALFTIQQQLQAQLAQLRSGEEDNLEEIEETTASLDTINQQLAELFQPVGLTGQNLENARAEPTQSGNSWEVALRFDAEGGDKFAELTKNVAGTGRRLGIFLDNDLISAPNVGPEFAETGITGGAAVITGNFTLETANDLAVQLRGGALPFPVEVVENRTVGATLGRDSVRRSIYAAVAGLVLVLIFMGVYYRLPGLIADVSLAIYTLLTLACFALIGVTLTLPGIAGFILSIGMAVDANVLIFERTREELRSGKTLYRSVESGFYRAFSSILDSNVTTLIACAALFWLGSGLVKGFALTLAIGVIVSMFTALTCSRTLLLLTVLTLPGVRQKPELFCPNLDRSAKS, encoded by the coding sequence ATGGAAAAACAGCGTTCTTTAATTGCCCTAATTATAGTCTTGGTGGTAGGGGCGATCGCGCTCTTAACTCAGCTACCAATTCCCCAAGGGCTGGATTTACGGGGAGGGTCACAGCTTACAATTCAGGTGAAGCCTGTTGAAGGTAAGGAAATTAATCAGGAAAATCTGGTTGCTGTTAAACGAGTCTTGGAAAATCGGGTTAACGGTTTAGGCGTATCGGAACCACTGATTCAAACCGCAGGTGAAGATAAAATCTTGGTACAATTACCAGGAGTAAGTAACCCGGAACAGGCAGAAAGAGTCCTTGGGGGAACAGCGCAGCTTGAGTTTCGCCAACAAATACCTAATACGGAAGGGGATTTTCAAGCTTTATTTACTATTCAACAGCAATTACAAGCTCAACTGGCTCAATTGCGATCGGGTGAAGAAGACAATTTAGAGGAAATTGAAGAAACTACCGCATCTCTGGATACAATCAATCAGCAGTTGGCTGAACTTTTTCAACCTGTGGGTTTGACTGGTCAAAATCTGGAAAATGCTCGCGCTGAACCAACTCAAAGTGGTAATAGTTGGGAAGTTGCTCTCCGTTTCGATGCTGAAGGTGGAGATAAGTTTGCTGAATTAACGAAAAATGTCGCTGGTACTGGTCGCCGTTTGGGTATTTTTCTCGATAATGATTTGATTAGCGCTCCGAATGTGGGTCCCGAATTTGCGGAAACGGGAATTACTGGTGGTGCGGCAGTAATTACTGGTAATTTTACTCTCGAAACTGCTAACGATCTGGCTGTGCAGTTGCGTGGTGGTGCGTTACCTTTCCCGGTGGAAGTAGTGGAAAACCGCACTGTCGGTGCTACTCTCGGACGAGATAGCGTGCGGCGCAGTATCTATGCTGCTGTGGCTGGTTTGGTGTTAGTCTTAATTTTTATGGGGGTTTATTATCGACTGCCTGGGTTGATTGCTGATGTGTCTTTGGCGATCTATACTTTGCTAACATTAGCTTGTTTTGCTTTGATTGGCGTAACTTTGACGTTACCAGGAATTGCCGGGTTTATCCTCAGTATTGGTATGGCAGTTGATGCAAATGTGCTGATTTTTGAGCGTACTCGTGAAGAATTACGTTCGGGTAAGACTTTATATCGCTCGGTTGAGTCGGGTTTTTATCGAGCTTTTTCGAGTATCTTAGACAGTAACGTGACGACGTTGATTGCTTGTGCTGCTTTGTTTTGGTTGGGATCGGGTTTGGTTAAGGGTTTTGCTTTGACTTTGGCAATTGGTGTCATAGTAAGTATGTTTACTGCTCTCACTTGCAGTCGTACTTTGCTACTCTTGACTGTTTTAACTTTACCTGGAGTGCGCCAAAAACCAGAACTTTTCTGTCCTAATCTCGATCGGAGTGCAAAATCATAG
- the secF gene encoding protein translocase subunit SecF produces the protein MKLNIIKQQRLWWTVSAIAVLISAIAMTISWFTFNAPLRPGLDFVGGTRLQLERDCSVAGNCDEPINSGQVRDILAAQDLANSSIQVIGEDKQTLSIRTKTLNVDERTQLRAALSEEIGTFDPETTQIETVGPTIGQELFTAGILALIVSFFGIIVYLSFRFQFDYALFAIIALFHDAFITAGIFSIFGLVFGVEVDSLFLVAILTIIGFSVNDTVIIYDRIRETIAENPKDSITDIVDNAVNQTLSRSINTTLTTLLPLIAIALFGGETLKFFALTLIIGFILGAYSSIFVGSTLLAWWRVRQGKERVAFADSQPHEET, from the coding sequence ATGAAGTTAAATATTATTAAGCAGCAACGACTGTGGTGGACAGTTTCGGCGATCGCTGTTTTAATTAGCGCGATCGCAATGACGATTTCTTGGTTCACTTTTAATGCACCTTTACGTCCTGGGCTGGATTTTGTTGGCGGAACTCGGTTACAGTTAGAACGAGATTGTTCGGTTGCTGGTAACTGCGATGAACCGATTAATTCTGGACAAGTTCGCGATATTTTAGCCGCACAAGATTTGGCAAATAGCAGCATTCAAGTTATTGGTGAAGATAAGCAAACTCTTTCAATTCGTACGAAAACTTTAAATGTTGACGAACGCACTCAGTTAAGAGCAGCTTTAAGCGAAGAAATCGGCACATTTGACCCCGAAACAACTCAGATCGAAACAGTCGGTCCCACGATCGGTCAAGAACTTTTTACTGCTGGTATTCTAGCTTTGATTGTTTCGTTTTTCGGTATTATTGTATACCTCAGCTTCCGCTTTCAGTTTGACTACGCTCTGTTTGCAATTATTGCTTTATTTCACGACGCTTTTATTACTGCGGGGATCTTCTCTATTTTTGGTTTGGTTTTTGGGGTCGAAGTTGATAGTTTGTTCTTAGTTGCTATCTTGACAATTATCGGTTTTTCTGTTAACGATACTGTGATAATTTACGATCGCATTCGCGAAACAATTGCTGAAAACCCCAAAGATTCTATTACTGATATTGTCGATAACGCTGTCAATCAAACCTTAAGCCGCTCAATTAATACTACTCTGACAACTTTATTACCATTGATAGCTATTGCTTTATTTGGCGGCGAAACTTTGAAATTCTTTGCTTTAACCTTAATTATCGGCTTTATTCTCGGTGCTTATTCCAGTATCTTTGTTGGTAGCACTTTGTTGGCTTGGTGGAGAGTACGTCAGGGTAAAGAAAGAGTAGCTTTTGCTGATAGTCAACCTCATGAGGAAACTTAG
- a CDS encoding chlorophyll a/b-binding protein, whose product MEDNRNDVKFGFTPQAENWNGRLAMIGFAAALIVELISGQGVLHFWGLM is encoded by the coding sequence ATGGAAGATAACCGCAACGATGTTAAATTTGGCTTCACCCCTCAAGCCGAAAATTGGAATGGTCGTTTAGCAATGATTGGCTTTGCGGCTGCATTGATCGTCGAGTTAATCTCTGGTCAAGGCGTACTCCATTTTTGGGGTTTGATGTAA